The region aatttaaattatatggaaatatatatgtttgtttaatATGATATCGATATGTTCAATCTActtgaaaaaaagttattaattaaGTTAAGTTTTTGTTATTTGATATGAGATTAAAAAATTAGCGCCATAAATATGAGCCGTTAGATATGGACAGTGGTatatatccaaaaatattttataagatgGACAAAATTATATATCGAAAGTTTATAAAatggataaaattgataaaatataaattttaaagtggATAACGTTTAAGGTGGCAAAAACTatactattaatttatatattcatatttttttaattatttaaaataataaaatagccAACTGTTCACTATAAGTTCTTTCTAGATCTGCTTCTAAATATGtagatacaatttttttttgttttttggatAACCCGGGAGGAGGGAGagtttgtgggaggaattgaacccacgaccttaacACTTTTGTGTctagcgtttataccatttcaGCTGTAGCTCGTTagttacaaatattttttttagacgGCCGATGGAGCCCGTTTTCTGGTTTTAAATCAATTTCTGCGTCCACGTATAGAGATTTATCATTTATGGACCATTGTCTATGGGAtcctaattttttctttttaaaggtAGGCCTAATGTACAAGGCCATCCCTAAAGTACCATCATGCCATAAAAAATAcctcaataaattaatataaatgaaACCATaacttttatgaattttattattaacttaaaaagtgaaatttcaactaaaaatttaaatatgtatgaatgattcaaatattattactttaaatcttgcttaattaataaataaaatatttgttcttattaatttactttttaactGCAAGTACTTCTTTTGATCTtccaatttttaactttttacttaatactatttcaattttttttttttgaaactatttCCATTTATTGTTACATGGCTTTCTACagttttttaaatcttttatattatatagtgttttagtgattttaagatgttttatatatttatatctaaaaCAACTTTATTTATGGTAGGATTGATTAATGAAgattcttaatatttttttatgttcttATTTTTGTCATTCTCATCTTTccaacaaattttattaaattttttggaatgtacaaaatagataattaaataaacaacaaataataaaaattatatagaattttttttaaatagtaaacATCTTTTTAGTTTGTATGCTTTATTTTAAAACGATATATAATCAAAAATGGAGAGAGTATTTGTATTGTACTATGTCGAGAGGTATTCGACGGAAAATATATTTACACCAGCCCATAAAATTACTTTTGTTTTGCAAATACaactttttatatgaaaaagaTATATAGtaaagaaaatcaaataataaaagcTCCATAACATAAAATAGTATATTCAtatgtatttatataaattacaaatcttagatttaaataaaactaaggAATATTTAAAGCATtatgaaacatttattaaatttatgaattaaaataaaaacaaaaaatatcatttatatttttcaaaaagagaTACTCTAAATAATTTCCTctaaaataatgttaaaaattagtataatttattttgtctgTGTATTACAATAAATATATACTACACTCTAAACTAACTAACATgatttacaatttaattaattaaaaaaaggatcAAAATGGTCGGTTGGAGAGTTGTGAAGTTTTAAGTTACATTTTATTTGTCAGTATTACAAATGAAATCTGTCAGTATTGTAAAATTCAATAAGAACACTGCAAATTAGtgctaaattaatcaaattttttgtCTGTGTATTATAATTTGGAGAAGAAGAGATTCCAGACGAACCCTACCAATCCCAATCTCAAAAACCATAAACAAAAGCAAGCTGTCACACTCAAACTAAAAtccataaatataataataaaaaagttttcaattttttaagttGCATAAACAGTTTCATacacaaaacataaaaaaatgcaatataAATAATTTGGTATAAGGCACTAAAAGattagaaagaaagaaaaaaaactgagCTAGCTAGCCAACTTTTATAGCCAAACCCACCATCAAGAACACATTGAgaaaaattgtatatttaataatttaatttacacATTTTTGTGTATTTGGGTATGTGAAAAAAGTGTAAATACAGTGAGAGAGATGGATGAATGCATGCCTTGTCTGCCATTAAAGCTTCAAGGATAGAGCTAAAAAagctttactttttttattcatttttttaaaagatttaacatTTCTTATACCCAATACAAAATTCAAGAAACccacaaaaaaaatctaatcttTTCTGTTAGTTCATTGCACTTTTAGAAGTTTTTGCTTTTTGTTATCATAAAGCAAATTTGCTTAtaggaaaaaaataaagtttttttctttctttcttcccCCCTAGTCTTAATATATTTTGTCCAAAATCTTTGGCCTTTTAGATCCAAAGTTGGAGTGGATTTTGCTTTAATTGGGTTCATGAATTCTATGTGGTCTCATGGAGTTTTAGTTACAGACAAATGGTGCACCTGTTCTAACTGTTTTTACTGTCCCTTGGATGAGTAATTGGTTTCTGTTGGCTTAAACTGGTATGTTTTCTCTTTTCGTTTAGCGCGTTTATGGGAGGAATTGAACGCTTGATCTTAATACACTTATTGTctagcgtttataccatttgataTATAGCTCATTGGTTTAAGTTTAATGATTTCATATGCGTGTTTATGTAGAAGTGGTTATTTATGGATGGTTAGCCTCTTAATTTGGTGGAATTTATTTTGCTGGGTGCTTCTTGAATGTATAATTCTTAACACTAGAATGTGTTCTTGATTGTCTACAACTTGTGAGGTGATTTAGTTTTTGgtgattttatgttaattaagTTTCTTAAATCTCTTAATGTGAAATTTGGTTGAATTTTAACTCCTTATTTGCTAAAACTATGCTTTGATGAGTAGTTAAACAATCTATTATTGCATTATGTGAATGACTTGATGAACAGTGTCCCATTGTAATTTGTATATTCAGTTTGGTACTGTGATTGatctttttataaaatagagTGATATGCTGGTGAATGTTTTGCCTTGAATTTGCTTCTTTGCAATTCCAATCTGAATTAGCCCTATGTGTGCAGGTGTTGAACCAAATTGTACGTGTAGTTATGATTAAGCTCGGGGATGATAAAATGTCAGCATATATCAATTCGAAGAGAATTTTTGATGTTGAGATTATAGGATTGTGGCTTGTGATCATGCTTTTGGTTTCTACTTCAGAGGGTTTGAGTTTTGAAGGGCAGTACCTGTTAGATCTGAAGAATGGCTTTCATGACGGATTCAATCATCTGGAGAATTGGAAGTCCACTGACCAGACACCGTGCGGGTGGATTGGCGTGAATTGCTCTACAGATTATGAGCCTGTCGTTCAGTCTCTCAATTTGAGTTCAATGAATCTGTCCGGGATCCTGAGTCCTGTTATTGGTGGATTggttaatttaaaatatcttgATCTTTCTTACAATATGCTCACTGGGAATATACCTAAATCAATTGGAAATTGTTCAATGCTGCTTGACCTTTATCTGAACAATAATGAGTTTAGCGGGGAAGTTCCTGCTGAACTTGGTAATTTGTCTCTTCTTCGACGTTTGAATATATGCAATAACAGAATATCTGGTTCTTTTCCTGAGGAGTTTGGAAAGTTGACCTCGTTAATTGAAGTTGTGGCTTACACCAACAATCTGACTGGCTCGTTGCCTCATTCTATTGGGAACCTGAAGAAGTTGAGAACCTTTAGAGCAGGGCAGAATGCAATTTCGGGCAGTATTCCGGCAGAAATAAGTGGATGTCAGAGCTTACAATTACTTGGTCTTGCCCAAAATGCCATAGGTGGGGAGCTGccaaaagaaatcggaatgctTACGAGCTTGACTGACTTGATTCTATGGGAAAATCAACTCTCGGGATTTATACCGAAGGAGATAGGAAACTGCAAAAACCTCGGGATATTTGCTTTGTATGCAAACAATCTTGAAGGTTCAATACCAGCAGAAATCGGGAACCTGAAGTTTCTGAAAAAACTTTATCTATACAGAAATGCATTGAATGGATCCATTCCGCGTGAAATTGGAAATTTATCTATGACTACAGAAATTGATTTCTCCGAAAACTATTTGACAGGGGAAATCCCTCGTGAGTTCAGTAAGATAGAGAGTCTACATCTGCTATACCTGTTTGAGAATCAGTTGACTGGTGTTATACCAAATGAACTTAGTAGCTTGAGGAACTTGTCAAAGCTTGACCTCTCAATTAATAACCTCAGAGGTCCCATTCCGTTAAGTTTTCAATATATGACAGAAATGAGTCAACTGCAGCTATTCAACAACTATCTGACTGGTGGCGTTCCGCAGGGGCTAGGACTTCACAGCAAACTTTGGGTGGTGGATTTTTCCGACAATCTTCTGACTGGACGACTACCTCCTCATCTTTGTCGACATTCAAACCTGATGTTGCTGAATCTGGAGTCTAATAAGTTTTATGGGAATATCCCAACTGGGATCTTGAACTGCAAATCTTTGGTTCAACTTCGTCTAGTCGGAAACAAGCTTACAGGTAGCTTTCCTTCAGAATTATGCAGATTGGCGAACCTTTCTGCCGTTGAATTGGATCAGAACAAGTTCAGCGGCCCAATACCTCAGGCCATTGGAAACTGCCAAAAGTTGCAAAGACTTCATATTGCCAACAATTACTTCACAAATGAGTTGCCTAAGGAAATAGGTAATCTATCTCAACTCGTGACTTTCAATGTCTCGTCGAATTTGCTTCAAGGACGGATTCCATCTGAAATTGTTAACTGCAAGATGCTTCAGCGACTTGATCTCAGCCACAATAGCTTTGTAGATGCATTACCGGATGAACTTGGAATCCTTAAGCAGTTGGAGCTTCTCAAGCTTTCGGAAAATAAGTTGTCCGGAAATATACCTTCAGCATTAGGAAATCTCTCCCACCTGACTGAATTGCAAATGGGTGGCAACTATTTTTCCGGGAAGATTCCGCCAGAGTTAGGTTCTCTTTCAAGCTTGCAGATTGCACTGAATCTCAGTAATAATTATCTTACCGGAACCATACCCCCCGAGTTGGGGAATCTTAACTTACTGGAATTCCTTCTGCTCAATAATAATCGTTTAACCGGTGAAATTCCAGATGCATTTGAAAACCTGTCAAGTTTACTGGGGTGCAACTTCTCATTTAATAATCTTACTGGACCCTTACCTCCAGTACCTTTGTTTCAAAACATGGCTGTCAGCAGTTTCCTCGGAAATGACGGGCTTTGCGGTGGGCATCTTGGATATTGCAATGGAGAGTCATTTTCAGATTCTGATCCTTCTTTGAAAAGCGTGGATGCTCCTCGTGGTCGAATCATCACAACTGTTGCAGCTATAATTGGTGGAGTTTCACTCATCCTCATTGCAGTTATACTGTATTTCATGAGACGCCCTGCTGAGACAGTTCCATCTGTGTGCGACACTTACAGTTCCTCTCCCGATTCAGATATCTACCTTCGTCCCAAGGAGGGATTTAATTTACATGATCTGGTTGCGGCTACGAATAACTTTCATGATAGCTATGTCCTCGGAAGAGGAGCTTGTGGGACGGTCTATAAGGCAGTAATGCTCACTGGACAAACCATCGCTGTGAAAAAGCTAGCATCGAACAGAGAGGGGAGCAACATTGACAACAGTTTTCAGGCTGAGATTCAAACTCTCGGGAATATAAGGCACCGTAACATTGTGAAGCTTTACGGATTTTGCTACTACCAGGGTTCCAATCTGCTTCTTTATGAGCACATGGCTATGGGTAGCTTAGGTGAGCAAATTCACGGGCCCTCCTGTAACTTGGAGTGGCCGACTCGCTTCATGATTGCTCTTGGAGCTGCCGAAGGTCTGGCGTATTTGCATCATGACTGCAAACCAAGGATCATTCATCGCGATATCAAATCCAATAACATTCTGCTTGATCATAATTTCGAGGCTCATGTTGGTGACTTTGGTTTGGCAAAAATAATCGACATGCCTCAGTCGAAGTCCATGTCCGCAGTTGCAGGGTCATATGGCTATATTGCACCTGGTAAATTCGCCCCTCCTCTTTTACTCTTAACAGAACTATATGCATGTAGCTTAGTAGTTCGACATTGTAAACAGAATCTAATAAAAAGTTTACCTGTTTTTCGTTGCAGAATATGCATATACAATGAAAGTAACAGAAAAATGTGATATCTATAGCTATGGAGTTGTGCTGTTGGAGTTGCTTACCGGTTTAACTCCTGTACAGCCTGTAGATCAAGGAGGTGATCTCGTCACATGGGTGAGAAATTATGTCCGCAACCAGTCAGTAACGTCCGGGATACTTGATACGAGATTACAACTCAAAGATCAAAATATTATTGATCACATGCTCACTGTTCTTAAAATTGCTTTAATGTGTACAAGTATGTCACCTATTGACCGGCCATCAATGCGTGAAGTTGTATTGATGCTTATCGAGTCTAATGAACGAGGAGGGAACTTTATTCCTTCTCCGACTTATGATACTCCGTTAAAACAAGATACAAAATAAACATTGGTGATTTTTTCAGTGCTGGTTCGTCCGTGTATCATTTGCAAGAGCAAAACAAAGGTATGTCGTAGATTCTTTGGCAAAATCAATGGATTATTAGATCATTTCATGTTGCAATAAGTACAGTAGGGTTATACTCGTGTACAGATGGAAGTACCATTGGCATTATACATGTATTTAAAAGATTCAGATGTTACATAGATGCTAGTtctaagtttttattttttcaagttAGCTCAAGCTTCAAAAATCTGGATTACACCTtatttttcaattccaattcatGAAATTAAATGCATTGACATTGTTATTCAGTCTGCTCTATTTTATAATACAAGTGCAAAGCtgtgttttaaaaaccaaaccaacggCCGAACCGGTTACAGTTCAACCTgcttaaaattttagataacaaatatattttaaagctAGTAAATGGATCAAACATTAACtagtaaataaaaaatggtTTTATTCAGTCATCTTCATCGACATATGTAAAAGACTAGGGATTCCAGGGATAACAAACGGTACAATTATAAGGTTTCGGAGTTTTCGGGAGAAACATGCATGGACCTTTATCCTGAATAACCCACTTACAAACATCACACAGAGGGTAATCTCTATTCTGAATATAAATATCAAACATTCGTTCCTGGCCTGAATTCTTCCAGCTAAAACCGCACCAAAATTGAGTTACACCGAAAAAATGGGGTTGAAATCCGAACTTATACTCGGTTCCATGCGGGATAACATGGCTACCTAAGTCATCGTCTTTGGACTTGCAGTGAAGATTCAGATTCAAATCCGGGTTGAGACCACTGGTGATTATTACAGTTGCAGGATTTAGCTTGAATCTGTATTTTGCTTCACTCATGGCTATCACTGATAACAGAAGCAGCTGCAGCAACATATTTCTGGTCAGGTTATGAGAGTTCATTTTTTGAGTTGAATATAAACTAGAAATTAATTGGTTTATTTTATAACGCAATAAAAAGGGTCATTTAGCTCCTCTAAATTGGCATggaatataaaaatttgtcctagTTTGTGTTTTATGACAAGACAAGCCCACAACTTATCGACATTAGGCCGGTTTACATCCTTGATTATCAGGGTGTAAACtgatttaaaattgataaattgtgGATATTTTTGTCGTAAAACAcgaatttgaatattttttaattatttttgtcatATTGGAGGGGTCTAGTGAaccttttattgttttataatgtGATACACAATAATGATGATAGATATGCATTTGGTATAAAGTATATAGTGGATTGTGGATAGATTTTGTTGATGTAAGAGTATCCTAATTTTAGTTATTTGCAGCTTTTACAGATTTTGGTATTATTTTTAACAAGGACATAAGTATCATTTTCAGTCAACAAATTTAACCGACATAACAAATTTCCTCGGCAATATTATTTATACGACTATACCCGCTGCGGAGCTTTTTCCAAAATTCTTTCATCTACTCGAATATTTAATGGCATCTTACGAAGTAACTTAGAGTTCTAAAAGCGAAATTAGACTTTGCGTGTATACGTAAACATCATTTCAATCTGATATATCAAAATTCTCAACCTGAAATGTGTCACAAGTGTTTGTTTTCAGATTATTGATAAATAAGCATGCATAACAAAATTCCTTCTCATAATAATAAGATAACAAAACTTCCATCACAAGTCAAGGCCATTTATTATTTGATCCCGAAATACAATTCAAAAGCCGAACTGACTCTTTTCTCTAAAACGAAATACTTATTATAAAATcgatcaaataataatatttttatttcatcgCGGAAAATACGAAACACAATTTTCAGGGCTTATTCCAAGGAAAACAGTCATTATAAAACTGTTTGTCAGGATTCCACATGCACGGTCCTGTAGCTCTAATATTCCAAGAACAATGAACACTGCATTTATCCTTGTCACGTTCCTCtctatatatatcaaaataattcaGCTTAGAACCCTTCCACGTCATCGAGCAAAAAAACAGCGTCGTATCCATCATATTAGGCTTAAACCTAAATGAATAGAAGCTTTTATATGGTATAACATGAGTACCCAAATCATCATCTTTTGATTTACAATGAACGGTCAGATCTAGCTCTGGACCCACATCGTTGATCATACTGACCGTCTTTTTCTTCGGGAACCACCATGCATTACTACTGTCTATCAAGAACACTAATAATATTATTAgcaatagattttttttgtttaaaaaaccCATAATTTAATTAgactgaaattaaaattttaaaattcgagTTAACTGTAAAAATTTCTTGGACCAAGTATTTATAGTCATATGATTTATCTTGTAATGAAACAGTTTTAAGGAATTAAATTGCATGCCATTCATGGCTAAATTAATTGAGGAGTTAGAAATATAAATCAAGGTTCCATGAATGTAAACTTTACAATTTTAGCTGTTTATttaatgagttttttttttaaatatatgaagATAAGATTCCATAATTTCCATtgtaacataaaaaataaatgtatttcagtttttattttatcttgaCTACTTATATATCTTTTTAATGCTCATGACTTTTATGTTTAACGTTATCAATTATGTTTATATGCACTGTTAAAGGAACAtaaaggattaaattgttaattttttttgcaaaagaGATTAAAGTATTGTAAAAGGTAAAATGAAGAATAAAATATTGTGGACTATACGATTGAATTTTCCTTTGTCTTTAAGGggaaatcataaaattataatgaaatattttaattgtttacaTTATTAAGAAATcattttgtttaataaaaacaaaatagtaAATAACGATAAATATTAGggatacaaaaataatttactcTTTTACTTTTTCATGATTTGGTGCAAAGTTTATGAAATGTTGCCTTAATTCCTTTGCTAGAATAGGACGAATAACAATGTCATTATTTTTCTAATGCAGCTGTTGATTTATTTCTGATTACCACTTTGTCCATTTTCTGATGAACCCATGTGCCATGGACCGGATTGAACCGTTAATGGGCTTGGCTCTGGCTTGGTCAAACCGTGCAAAAACTGGTTAAACTTTAGACCGGGTCCAAACCGGACGGAATCAAAGGGCGGTCGGTTCTGGATCGGTTCAACatttattggaattgaaatcaCCGGTTCTGGTTTCAAACCGTCGGTttcgattataaaccgaattttattaaaaagtacatattttattatctactatatatgtatatttatataattaattgttaataTATCTttccatatatatttataatatatcctattataaatatactagatattatatatctatatctatctatctatctatctatctatctataatctatctatctatctatctatctataactatcttatatgtgggaggggggggggggggacaggcaaaattacgatattagggtcaataattaaaaaaattacgaaattaAGTACAAatctaattctaataaaaaataattaaattttataaaaattaattagtagtCTAATCTTATCAAGAATGTAGAAGTCTAATCATATTAACAaagttattttagttaagtgGAAGTCTAATTATTATAGCAAAATTAAACCGATAATTAAATATAAGCTAgcctaattttaattaataaaagaaatacgGAAAAAAATCTTTAATAGCTGAAGTTTGGAGTAGATAAGAATCAACTTACACTTTAATAGCCAAAGTTTAAGAGTTTACAATCAAAAAGACTTATTCATGATTATGAATCCTAACAATACATTAAAAGATATAGTCACCgcaattagtatataaattgaTACCAATATGCATTTAATTGACACCAAACTTATTAATCCAAATAACCTATTATTAttgacatcgagattgtgatCTTTACCAGCTAAAGTTTTATGCagtttattaaatttgtttgtaTGTTATTATTTCATTATTATGGAAAGTGTTTTTTCGAGTTAATAATATactaagtaattttttttatttttcgtgtAGCTTCCAAGggaatttcataaaaaaaacgtttactTCTTTTATGGATTCTTGAAAAGAAGATCAAGGAGGCTCAAgattgatatttatattatttttatcaatatttattttcttcGGATTGCTTCTAATGgtatattctttttttaaaaattacattttacttatattttgaATCATAAGTGATACTATTTGATATAGTCTTTttaagtttagatttttttgtatttttttttttgctgcatttatttatgtaaaattttaccatttttcaGTTCAGCCTTATCTAGGTTAATATAGTATTAGATGGAAGTCTAATTTAACACTATAACGGAATGATGAGTTTAGTTAATTGTTGAAAAAGTAGCATATAACGTGAAATGTATTCACTGTACTTAGTCCATATTTgaagagaattgaggaaaactctaattttaattttaattaaaaaaagtttactttAACTGTGTAATTTATGATTCATTATTATACTAAAATCTATTGAATAGTtagtttgacaaaaaaaatctgTTGAACAGTAAAATTgagttatttgataattatAGTATAATAAAATGGGACATGTAATAATTAAACTACACTAatatctaataatttaatttttatttaatattatatataacaggccatataaattgaatttcaaatggtttttgaagatttattttatcttttaaagttatttacatggaaaattaatattttaaatatattaggatttgtttaatttaaagatacgttcaaaaaataaaaataagaacttattttattatatagttatttatataattaaattgtatatgaataaatttattaaaagtaatAGTTTACATGctttttcaattctaacttGCAAGTCTTCTAatactatatttaataatttaattactatttaaatcaaacaacgggtcatataattatcacttatATGTGTAGCACGTATAAATAAAGATTATTCATAACAATTTATTAACAACTAaactatcttaatttatattatacttattattaattacataacgggtcatgtaaatgttgctcacgtgcgtagcacgtggcgaaacgctagtaactatcttatatgtggaaAGGGGGGGGGaaggcaaaattacgatattagtgtccattaataatttaattacaatataaCTCAAAGAGTTTAACTACAATAAAGATATATAGAAAAACGTATATAAATAGTGCAAgtttacttatttttataatttaaaaataaataaagttgtTAGACATTCAAATCTAATAAATATCAATCTAATAAAAAACGGATTAGTTGAGAGTTTAATTTCAAGTTAAAGTTGTGAGTTGTTGTTAAATAGAACTTTAATTATTATAGCAAAAAAGTCTAATTCCCGAAGTTTGTATGATAGCAAAAGATCTAATTGGCAGcataaactaattcaaacgtatTATGTATTTACTAACTCAAATGTAATGCAacaacaaaaatacatatgatcAACTGTTAATGTATTTCATACAAATAAAAACTCTTAAATATATGAGTTTGCTTTATATAAAAAGAGCATTGAAATGCGATTGGGTTATATAACAAGTGCATTAAACcatataaatttaaatcattGTGTTGTTAATTTAGCATTAATTCATCTCATATGCTCGCAAATTATATGACATTGTTTCAGCTTGATTTCAAGATTagatttttcaaatatttattcgtttaatttttatgagtattcagttttgataatttggtACTTCACATTTTACTCTTTATATGAATGATCTTGCGTTGCGTATTGTCTTATTCACGGTTATGTTTAATTGCAGAGGTTTGATGAAGCCGCAAATGCATTTTACGAAGGTGTGTAGTTTGATCCTAACAGGTTAGAGTTTGTTTCTGCATTTAGGTTTGCAAAATGATCCTCCAGTTTTCCTGGTTTAATTTTCTTCCTGAATTTAGCATAATAACTAATTTCCCAATAACCATTCAGCACCTTTTTGCTTTtgctaaaaaaacaatttagatTGTGCTTCATGATTTGTAGTTTTAACTATGCTAATTTTGCAGGGAAGCAGTTGAGGCTGGCAGAAAGTTTCATGGAACGGATCagcaaaaaaaatcataatgatTTTGTGATGCATCAGCATCAAACATAAATTTGGCCGGGTAATTTCATTGGTCATAATGTATTAATGTGCTTTAGTGATACATTAGCACTAAATTAGAAAAATCATTATTTTAGGAAACAtgttctctctttttttttttggataaatatgTTGTCTTTTTTATAGATTCGTACAGTTTTTGTAGGGGTTTTGTGTTTCATTATAAGGGTGAAGGCAGCAGCTAGACTGTAGTGATTGGTTGATTACACATTTTATCAACTGCagtaatttttttgttgattatatAAACTATTATATTCAGTTAGTAATTTACTTTAGTTATAAGTTtatatacacacacatacaTATCACTCACGTattctaaatttaatattaataattttttataagaaactaaaatattatattcaataatttaagggttaattcctaaaaaatcacgaactttacacgaactttcattttaatcatgacctttaaaagttgccatttaaaggcacga is a window of Mercurialis annua linkage group LG2, ddMerAnnu1.2, whole genome shotgun sequence DNA encoding:
- the LOC126668939 gene encoding probable leucine-rich repeat receptor-like protein kinase At2g33170, with amino-acid sequence MIKLGDDKMSAYINSKRIFDVEIIGLWLVIMLLVSTSEGLSFEGQYLLDLKNGFHDGFNHLENWKSTDQTPCGWIGVNCSTDYEPVVQSLNLSSMNLSGILSPVIGGLVNLKYLDLSYNMLTGNIPKSIGNCSMLLDLYLNNNEFSGEVPAELGNLSLLRRLNICNNRISGSFPEEFGKLTSLIEVVAYTNNLTGSLPHSIGNLKKLRTFRAGQNAISGSIPAEISGCQSLQLLGLAQNAIGGELPKEIGMLTSLTDLILWENQLSGFIPKEIGNCKNLGIFALYANNLEGSIPAEIGNLKFLKKLYLYRNALNGSIPREIGNLSMTTEIDFSENYLTGEIPREFSKIESLHLLYLFENQLTGVIPNELSSLRNLSKLDLSINNLRGPIPLSFQYMTEMSQLQLFNNYLTGGVPQGLGLHSKLWVVDFSDNLLTGRLPPHLCRHSNLMLLNLESNKFYGNIPTGILNCKSLVQLRLVGNKLTGSFPSELCRLANLSAVELDQNKFSGPIPQAIGNCQKLQRLHIANNYFTNELPKEIGNLSQLVTFNVSSNLLQGRIPSEIVNCKMLQRLDLSHNSFVDALPDELGILKQLELLKLSENKLSGNIPSALGNLSHLTELQMGGNYFSGKIPPELGSLSSLQIALNLSNNYLTGTIPPELGNLNLLEFLLLNNNRLTGEIPDAFENLSSLLGCNFSFNNLTGPLPPVPLFQNMAVSSFLGNDGLCGGHLGYCNGESFSDSDPSLKSVDAPRGRIITTVAAIIGGVSLILIAVILYFMRRPAETVPSVCDTYSSSPDSDIYLRPKEGFNLHDLVAATNNFHDSYVLGRGACGTVYKAVMLTGQTIAVKKLASNREGSNIDNSFQAEIQTLGNIRHRNIVKLYGFCYYQGSNLLLYEHMAMGSLGEQIHGPSCNLEWPTRFMIALGAAEGLAYLHHDCKPRIIHRDIKSNNILLDHNFEAHVGDFGLAKIIDMPQSKSMSAVAGSYGYIAPEYAYTMKVTEKCDIYSYGVVLLELLTGLTPVQPVDQGGDLVTWVRNYVRNQSVTSGILDTRLQLKDQNIIDHMLTVLKIALMCTSMSPIDRPSMREVVLMLIESNERGGNFIPSPTYDTPLKQDTK
- the LOC126666808 gene encoding S-protein homolog 5-like — translated: MPLNIRVDERILEKAPQRLLLLSVIAMSEAKYRFKLNPATVIITSGLNPDLNLNLHCKSKDDDLGSHVIPHGTEYKFGFQPHFFGVTQFWCGFSWKNSGQERMFDIYIQNRDYPLCDVCKWVIQDKGPCMFLPKTPKPYNCTVCYPWNP
- the LOC126667359 gene encoding S-protein homolog 5-like, which translates into the protein MGSSENGQSDSSNAWWFPKKKTVSMINDVGPELDLTVHCKSKDDDLGTHVIPYKSFYSFRFKPNMMDTTLFFCSMTWKGSKLNYFDIYREERDKDKCSVHCSWNIRATGPCMWNPDKQFYNDCFPWNKP